In the genome of Acidobacteriota bacterium, the window CTGCAAGCGGAATTCCGCCGATCTCGGCCCATTGACTGTTCAACACCTGTTCACAGCCTTCGATGATGCTGCATGGAACGGGTTCGGCTGTGTAATGGTGGACCGTGAGATATATAGAATCAGCAATTCCAACAAGCGCAACGACCGCGGCTGCAACGGGCAGTTTAGCGATCGAAGTCGACGGTGATGTATCCGGAATATCTGGATCCATTATTTACCGGTATTGGCCGCGTTAGCTGCAGGTGCCGCACCAGGCTCTTCCTTTGGCGCGGTTCCTTTCTGAAGTTCTCCATCAATGATCACTTTCAACTTCGGAACGGACATCTCGGCATATGGAACCGAGATCCCATTGATATAGAGTGTCGGGGTAGAATTCACACCGATCGCCTTGCCGCGAGCAAGGTCGGCATCAACCCGCCCTTTGGCAGCGATACCTGCCATATCGGATTCCCATTTAGCGACGTCGATACCGATCTTCTCCGCATAGCCCTTCCACATTTGCTTATAGGTGGGTGCGGCGGTCCAGGCTTGCTGATTGGTAAAGAGAAGATTCTGCAGGTCCCAGAATTTACCCTGCAGCCCCGCAGCCTCGGCAGCAACAGAAGCCTCGTATGCTTTGTCATGAGCAGGTATCGATAACGGATAATTACGATATACGAATTTGATACGTGAGCCGTAAAGAGACTTTATCTCGTTCATTACCGGGTGAGCGGCAGCGCACGACCCGCACTGAAAATCTGCAAACTCCTCAAGCGTAACGGTCGCAGCCTGCGAACCGACCATGTTCGGCGGAGAAGCTCCCGGAGGAGCGTTAGGCGGAATTTTATCTTTATCTTTAGGGGCCGTATTCGAATTAGTATTTTTAGCCACGTTGCTATTTGCTGTGCCTGATTTCGATGTGCTGTACAAATACCATGCCCCGATCAACGCAACGACTAGTACTCCGCCAATAATAAGAAACGGTGTATTGCTTTTAGGCTCTTTGCCTTTGCTCTTAATTTCTTGTGTCATAGGAAAATAAAATCTACTTCACCGCCCTGATGCGCTTATTGCCAAGGCGTTTCTCTTCCATTTCGTGGAGCGTTTCGACCACTTTTTCGTAAATACCGTCAGCGTCGAGCCCGTAATGTGCCATCAGCAGCTTAGGGTCACCGTGCGTAACGATCTCATCAGGTACGCCC includes:
- a CDS encoding thioredoxin domain-containing protein produces the protein MTQEIKSKGKEPKSNTPFLIIGGVLVVALIGAWYLYSTSKSGTANSNVAKNTNSNTAPKDKDKIPPNAPPGASPPNMVGSQAATVTLEEFADFQCGSCAAAHPVMNEIKSLYGSRIKFVYRNYPLSIPAHDKAYEASVAAEAAGLQGKFWDLQNLLFTNQQAWTAAPTYKQMWKGYAEKIGIDVAKWESDMAGIAAKGRVDADLARGKAIGVNSTPTLYINGISVPYAEMSVPKLKVIIDGELQKGTAPKEEPGAAPAANAANTGK